In the Gossypium raimondii isolate GPD5lz chromosome 9, ASM2569854v1, whole genome shotgun sequence genome, one interval contains:
- the LOC105800716 gene encoding two-component response regulator ARR2, which translates to MNSSSGKSYMSTASSSVLWKAGGDVVADQFPAGLRVLLVDDDPTCLMILEKMLKACQYNVTKCNRAETALSMLRENRNGFDIVISDVHMPDMDGFKLLEHIGLEMDLPVIMMSADDGKNVVMKGVTHGACDYLIKPVRIEALKNIWQHVVRKRKNEWKDFEQSGSVEEGDRQPKQSEDADYSSSANEGNWKSSKRRKDDEDENDERDDTSTLKKPRVVWSVELHQQFVAAVNQLGIEKAVPKKILELMNVPGLTRENVASHLQKYRLYLRRLSGVSQHPSNLNNSFMNPQDATFGPLDLQALAATGQLPAQSLATLQAAGLGRSTAKSGIPMPLIDQRNIFSFENPKLRFGEAQQQHVNNNKQTNLLHGIPTTMEPKQLAGLHHTAQSMGNMNMPVLSHGSQSSQNNPLLMQMAQPQARGQMLNDSTVGLAPRLLSPRGQSMLSNGMATNVSTRNGVPENIRAPSYNPVSQTSSMFNFPMNHTSELPGNSFPLVSTPGISSLAPKVAFQEDVNSEIKGSVGFMPSYDIFNDLNQHKPQNWELQNVGMMFNSSRPSNSLQGNLDHTQSILVQQGFLSGQNRNSTVISKAMFSAGDSTGHVNAQNSNQHLNSLLDNTVRVKFERVADAAPANLYPDHFGQEDLMSALLKQQDIIAPAENNDFDFDGYSIDNIPV; encoded by the exons ATGAATTCAAGTAGTGGGAAATCATATATGTCAACTGCTAGTTCGAGTGTTCTTTGGAAAGCTGGTGGAGATGTAGTTGCTGATCAGTTCCCTGCTGGTTTACGAGTTCTTcttgttgatgatgatccgaCTTGTCTTATGATCTTAGAAAAGATGTTAAAAGCTTGTCAATATAATg TTACTAAATGTAATCGAGCCGAGACCGCATTATCGATGCTAAGAGAGAACAGAAATGGGTTCGATATCGTCATCAGCGACGTTCATATGCCAGATATGGATGGATTTAAACTTCTTGAACATATTGGATTAGAGATGGATCTGCCTGTTATCA TGATGTCTGCGGATGATGGAAAAAATGTTGTTATGAAAGGTGTTACGCATGGTGCCTGTGATTACCTGATCAAACCAGTTCGTATCGAGGCGTTGAAGAACATATGGCAGCACGTGGTTCGGAAGAGGAAGAATGAGTGGAAGGACTTTGAGCAATCGGGAAGTGTGGAAGAAGGAGATCGGCAACCAAAACAATCTGAAGATGCAGATTACTCATCCTCAGCTAATGAAGGGAATTGGAAAAGCTCAAAACGGAGGAAGGACGATGAAGATGAAAATGATGAGAGGGATGATACATCAACGCTAAAGAAGCCGAGGGTTGTTTGGTCTGTTGAACTCCATCAACAGTTTGTTGCAGCAGTTAATCAACTAGGCATCGAAA AGGCTGTCCCGAAGAAAATTTTGGAGTTGATGAACGTTCCCGGACTTACTAGAGAAAATGTTGCCAGCCACCTTCAG AAATATCGCTTGTATCTTAGAAGGTTGAGTGGGGTATCGCAACACCCGAGTAATCTGAATAATTCTTTTATGAATCCCCAAGATGCAACTTTTGGGCCACTCGATCTTCAAGCTCTTGCTGCCACTGGTCAACTTCCCGCACAAAGTCTTGCCACGCTCCAAGCAGCAGGGCTTGGTCGGTCAACTGCTAAATCAGGCATACCTATGCCCCTCATTGATCAAAGAAACATTTTTAGCTTCGAAAACCCAAAGTTAAGATTTGGAGAAGCGCAGCAACAACATGTGAACAATAATAAGCAAACGAATTTACTTCATGGAATTCCAACAACTATGGAGCCAAAACAGCTTGCCGGCTTGCACCACACGGCGCAATCAATGGGAAACATGAATATGCCGGTCCTTTCCCACGGTTCACAAAGTAGCCAAAATAATCCGTTATTGATGCAGATGGCTCAGCCACAGGCTAGAGGACAAATGCTCAATGATTCCACTGTCGGTCTTGCTCCAAGGCTTCTTTCACCAAGGGGGCAGTCCATGTTATCCAATGGAATGGCTACGAATGTCTCTACAAGAAATGGGGTTCCGGAAAATATCCGAGCCCCTAGTTATAATCCAGTTTCTCAGACGTCTTCGATGTTTAACTTCCCCATGAATCACACTTCAGAACTACCTGGTAACAGTTTCCCTCTTGTAAGTACACCAGGGATTTCTAGTCTCGCACCCAAAGTGGCTTTTCAGGAAGACGTTAACTCAGAAATCAAAGGATCAGTGGGTTTTATGCCAAGTTACGATATATTTAATGACTTGAATCAGCATAAACCCCAAAACTGGGAACTACAGAACGTAGGCATGATGTTCAATTCCTCTCGGCCTTCGAACTCTCTTCAAGGTAACCTTGATCACACACAATCGATTTTAGTTCAACAAGGATTCTTGTCCGGACAGAACAGGAATTCAACCGTCATAAGTAAGGCAATGTTCTCAGCCGGAGATAGTACTGGCCATGTGAACGCTCAAAACAGTAATCAACATCTCAACTCCCTTCTTGACAATACAGTAAGGGTCAAATTCGAGAGAGTTGCTGATGCGGCCCCTGCCAATCTATACCCTGATCACTTCGGACAAGAGGATCTCATGAGTGCTCTTTTGAAACAG CAAGACATCATCGCACCGGCTGAAAACAACGATTTCGATTTCGATGGATATTCCATCGATAATATTCCAGTTTAA
- the LOC105800718 gene encoding protein DEHYDRATION-INDUCED 19 homolog 4, protein MESNSWSFRFSHSSSSSSSSRRRQSRSDLFLGGGYEEIDGDEDFKAQFLCPFCAEDFDIVGLCCHIDEEHPVEAKNGVCPVCAKRVGMDIVSHITMQHGNFLKVQRKRRLRKGGSNLTFSMLRKELREGNLQALLGGSSFLPSPNVEADPLLSSFMFSPPTGDEPLSLQPLSIAEASVVKESGNKEFLGRKPQQSQLSDKDHEEKARRCEFIQGLLMSTFLDNNL, encoded by the exons ATGGAGTCAAATTCATGGAGCTTTCGATTCTcccattcttcttcttcttcgtcttCGTCAAGGCGTCGTCAATCACGATCTG ATCTGTTTCTAGGAGGAGGATATGAAGAAATTGACGGAGATGAGGATTTCAAGGCACAGTTTTTATGTCCATTTTGCGCTGAGGATTTCGACATTGTTGGACTTTGTTGCCATATCGATGAAGAACATCCTGTTGAAGCCAAAAACGGG GTGTGCCCGGTTTGTGCGAAGAGGGTCGGAATGGATATTGTCAGCCACATTACCATGCAACATGGGAATTTTCTTAAg GTTCAGCGCAAGCGGAGATTACGCAAGGGTGGGTCCAATTTGACATTTTCGATGTTGAGAAAAGAGCTGCGAGAAGGAAATTTGCAGGCCCTTCTTGGGGGATCTTCATTTCTCCCTTCTCCCAATGTTGAAGCCGATCCGTTATTATCTTCATTTATGTTTAGTCCTCCCACAGGTGATGAGCCTTTAAGCTTGCAACCTCTTTCTATTGCCGAAGCAAGTGTGGTAAAGGAAAGTGGAAATAAAGAATTTCTGGGAAG AAAGCCTCAACAGTCCCAACTGTCGGACAAGGATCACGAGGAGAAAGCTAGAAGGTGCGAGTTCATCCAAGGACTGTTGATGTCCACTTTTCTTGACAATAACTTATAA
- the LOC105800717 gene encoding uncharacterized protein LOC105800717 isoform X1: protein MSRTMSESGVVRNRGGGRRLPPRRHQQQPQMEWRRRQEQSPLLPGTSSENRTENEVPPTSSSSPANSGYDDSERNNNNIPTNLDRFLEFTTPVVPAQRLPQTIITRRRRRRRHSPENPLYFVLKDLWESMEEWSVYGAGVHILLEGYPVIQYYVPYLSAIQLYIDPSRPSTSQRRPGEESSTMSSSSSGSNDAIQGAQSHVEIGDAEISALNRLSLRDRPTTETRNSPAGQLVFEYFEQDEPSSRKPLTNTVSDLASQFPALTTYRSCDLLPSSWISVAWYPIYRVPMGPTLKNLDACFLTYHGLSTPSNVGTATDSLPFRGFNIREFDAAEMPSKLALPTFGLAFYKFQASIWNAPDIIESPKANSLLQEADNWLRHLQVDHPDFRFFVTHT from the exons ATGTCCCGTACAATGTCGGAATCCGGCGTCGTTCGGAACCGAGGCGGTGGAAGGCGGTTGCCGCCGAGGAGGCACCAACAACAGCCACAGATGGAGTGGCGGCGTCGGCAGGAACAAAGCCCGTTGCTTCCCGGGACTTCGTCGGAGAACCGAACGGAAAACGAGGTACCCCCAACATCATCTTCTTCGCCGGCGAATAGTGGCTACGATGACAGTGAAAGAAACAATAACAATATTCCGACGAATTTGGATCGGTTCTTGGAGTTCACAACTCCGGTGGTTCCAGCTCAACGTTTACCTCAG ACAATCATAACCCGACGGCGTCGGCGACGGCGACACTCACCGGAGAATCCTCTGTATTTTGTTCTCAAGGATTTGTGGGAATCTATGGAGGAATGGAGTGTGTATGGAGCTGGGGTTCATATTTTGTTGGAGGGGTACCCTGTAATTCAATACTATGTCCCCTACTTGTCTGCCATTCAGCTGTATATTGACCCTTCAAGACCCTCCACAAGCCAAAg GAGGCCTGGTGAGGAGAGTAGTACCATGTCATCGAGTAGCAGTGGGAGCAATGATGCCATCCAGGGAGCTCAGAGTCATGTCGAGATTGGAGATGCTGAAATCTCGGCATTGAATAGATTGTCACTTAGAGATAGGCCTACAACTGAGACTCGTAACAGTCCTGCAGGTCAACTTGTTTTCGAGTACTTCGAGCAAGATGAGCCATCTAGTCGGAAGCCTTTGACCAACACA GTTTCGGATCTAGCATCCCAATTCCCAGCTTTGACGACCTACAGAAGCTGTGATCTCTTGCCTTCGAGCTGGATTTCCGTGGCATG GTATCCTATATATAGGGTGCCAATGGGTCCTACTTTGAAAAATCTGGATGCCTGCTTTCTAACATATCACGGCCTTTCTACACCATCAAACG TAGGTACTGCCACAGATAGCCTACCCTTCCGAGGCTTTAACATCAGGGAGTTTGATGCTGCCGAAATGCCCTCGAAGCTAGCATTGCCTACCTTTGGACTTGCCTTCTATAAGTTCCAAGCTTCCATCTGGAATGCCCCCGACATTATCGAGTCTCCGAAAGCCAATTCCCTTTTACAAGAGGCTGATAATTGGCTGAGGCATTTGCAAGTTGATCATCCAGATTTCAGGTTCTTTGTTACCCATACTTGA
- the LOC105800717 gene encoding uncharacterized protein LOC105800717 isoform X2, protein MSRTMSESGVVRNRGGGRRLPPRRHQQQPQMEWRRRQEQSPLLPGTSSENRTENEVPPTSSSSPANSGYDDSERNNNNIPTNLDRFLEFTTPVVPAQRLPQTIITRRRRRRRHSPENPLYFVLKDLWESMEEWSVYGAGVHILLEGYPVIQYYVPYLSAIQLYIDPSRPSTSQRRPGEESSTMSSSSSGSNDAIQGAQSHVEIGDAEISALNRLSLRDRPTTETRNSPAGQLVFEYFEQDEPSSRKPLTNTVSDLASQFPALTTYRSCDLLPSSWISVAWYPIYRVPMGPTLKNLDACFLTYHGLSTPSNGTATDSLPFRGFNIREFDAAEMPSKLALPTFGLAFYKFQASIWNAPDIIESPKANSLLQEADNWLRHLQVDHPDFRFFVTHT, encoded by the exons ATGTCCCGTACAATGTCGGAATCCGGCGTCGTTCGGAACCGAGGCGGTGGAAGGCGGTTGCCGCCGAGGAGGCACCAACAACAGCCACAGATGGAGTGGCGGCGTCGGCAGGAACAAAGCCCGTTGCTTCCCGGGACTTCGTCGGAGAACCGAACGGAAAACGAGGTACCCCCAACATCATCTTCTTCGCCGGCGAATAGTGGCTACGATGACAGTGAAAGAAACAATAACAATATTCCGACGAATTTGGATCGGTTCTTGGAGTTCACAACTCCGGTGGTTCCAGCTCAACGTTTACCTCAG ACAATCATAACCCGACGGCGTCGGCGACGGCGACACTCACCGGAGAATCCTCTGTATTTTGTTCTCAAGGATTTGTGGGAATCTATGGAGGAATGGAGTGTGTATGGAGCTGGGGTTCATATTTTGTTGGAGGGGTACCCTGTAATTCAATACTATGTCCCCTACTTGTCTGCCATTCAGCTGTATATTGACCCTTCAAGACCCTCCACAAGCCAAAg GAGGCCTGGTGAGGAGAGTAGTACCATGTCATCGAGTAGCAGTGGGAGCAATGATGCCATCCAGGGAGCTCAGAGTCATGTCGAGATTGGAGATGCTGAAATCTCGGCATTGAATAGATTGTCACTTAGAGATAGGCCTACAACTGAGACTCGTAACAGTCCTGCAGGTCAACTTGTTTTCGAGTACTTCGAGCAAGATGAGCCATCTAGTCGGAAGCCTTTGACCAACACA GTTTCGGATCTAGCATCCCAATTCCCAGCTTTGACGACCTACAGAAGCTGTGATCTCTTGCCTTCGAGCTGGATTTCCGTGGCATG GTATCCTATATATAGGGTGCCAATGGGTCCTACTTTGAAAAATCTGGATGCCTGCTTTCTAACATATCACGGCCTTTCTACACCATCAAACG GTACTGCCACAGATAGCCTACCCTTCCGAGGCTTTAACATCAGGGAGTTTGATGCTGCCGAAATGCCCTCGAAGCTAGCATTGCCTACCTTTGGACTTGCCTTCTATAAGTTCCAAGCTTCCATCTGGAATGCCCCCGACATTATCGAGTCTCCGAAAGCCAATTCCCTTTTACAAGAGGCTGATAATTGGCTGAGGCATTTGCAAGTTGATCATCCAGATTTCAGGTTCTTTGTTACCCATACTTGA
- the LOC105800719 gene encoding uncharacterized protein LOC105800719, which translates to MEDWEDDIPPLVSKEQPKSKWDDEDVDDADIKESWEDEDEEPPLQPVAKATEEKAPKKPLSKATEKKGKTIEIAKEEPLDPVAEKLRQQRLVEEADFRSTTELFAKKGDIKTVDNFIPKSESDFEEYAELISHKLRLYDKSYHYIALLKAVMRLSTISLKAADAKDIASSIIAIANEKLKAEKEATSKKKTGGKKKQLHVDKPDDDLVVNAYVDVDDYDFM; encoded by the exons ATGGAGGACTGGG AGGATGACATTCCGCCTCTTGTTTCAAAGGAGCAACCTAAAAGCAAATGGGATGATGAAGATGTTGATGATGCTGATATCAAGGAATCATGGGAGGATGAAGATGAAGAACCTCCTCTG CAACCCGTAGCAAAAGCTACTGAAGAGAAGGCCCCCAAGAAACCCTTATCGAAAGCTActgaaaaaaaagggaaaactaTCGAAATAGCTAAAGAAGAGCCCCTTGATCCCGTTGCCGAGAAACTTCGCCAACAAAG GCTCGTGGAAGAAGCTGATTTTAGGTCGACTACCGAACTTTTTGCTAAGAAAGGTGATATCAAGACTGTTGATAACTTTATTCCTAAATCCGAAAGCGACTTTGAGGAATATGCTGAGCTTATTTCTCATAAGCTTCGCCTGTATGAT AAAAGTTATCATTATATTGCACTACTCAAGGCAGTAATGAGACTATCAACTATTTCTTTGAAGGCGGCCGATGCCAAAGATATTGCATCTTCAATCATCGCAATCGCAAATGAAAAGCTAAAAGCCGAGAAAGAAGCCACAAGTAAAAAAAAGACAG GTGGTAAGAAAAAACAGCTCCATGTCGATAAACCGGATGATGATTTGGTCGTTAATGCTTACGTTGATGTCGATGATTATGACTTTATGTGA
- the LOC105800720 gene encoding probable polygalacturonase isoform X1, with translation MKMPVALLVLLALCNAIKVNGEGNYLQCDHNPTSQPRPHSVSILEFGAVGDGKTLNTMAFQNAIFYLKSFADKGGAQLYVPPGRWLTGSFNLTSHLTLFLEKGAVILGSQDPSHWDIVEPLPSYGRGIELPGRRYRSLVNGYMLRDVVITGDNGTIDGQGSVWWEWFTSHSLNYTRPHLVEFVSSKDVHISNITFLNAPAYNIHPVYCSNVHIHNVSVYAPPGSPYTVGIVPDSSDNVCIEDCNISTGHDAIALKSGWDEYGIAYGRPTTNVHIRSVHLQSSTGSSLAFGSEMSGGISNVQVEHVHLYNSFTGIQFRTTKGRGGYLREIIISDANMLNINTAFSAIGDYGSHPDDKFNPDAFPSLEKITLHDIIGKNIIMAGNFSGIQQAPFTSMCLFNISLSMSSAFSSCWSCSNVSGYSELVFPQPCADLKNSNASSCFSILMRPNGRGGTGAIL, from the exons GTGGCGTTGCTGGTGCTGCTGGCATTATGCAATGCAATCAAAGTTAATGGAGAAGGTAACTATCTTCAATGTGATCATAACCCGACGTCGCAACCGAGACCCCATAGCGTTTCAATATTAGAATTCGGTGCTGTTGGCGATGGCAAAACTTTGAATACCATGGCCTTTCAAAATGCCATTTTCTATCTCAAGTCTTTCGCCGACAAAGGTGGTGCTCAGCTCTACGTTCCACCAGGACGATGGCTTACAGGAAGTTTCAATCTCACTAGCCATCTCACCCTTTTCCTTGAAAAAGGTGCTGTCATTCTTGGATCTCAG GATCCATCTCACTGGGATATTGTTGAACCATTACCTTCGTATGGTCGAGGAATTGAACTTCCCGGAAGAAGATACCGAAGTTTGGTAAATGGATATATGTTACGTGATGTCGTAATAACTG GTGACAATGGAACCATAGATGGGCAGGGCTCAGTTTGGTGGGAATGGTTCACGTCTCATTCTTTAAATTATACTCGTCCTCACCTTGTGGAATTTGTTTCATCTAAAGATGTACATATTTCGAACATTACTTTCCTGAATGCCCCTGCATATAATATCCATCCGGTTTATTGCAG CAATGTACATATACATAATGTATCAGTCTATGCTCCACCAGGATCACCGTATACCGTCGGCATAGTCCCAG ATTCTTCTGATAATGTTTGCATTGAGGACTGCAACATTAGTACAGGCCATGATGCGATTGCCCTCAAGAGTGGTTGGGACGAATATGGCATTGCCTATGGCAGACCTACCACAAACGTCCATATCCGATCAGTCCACCTTCAGTCGTCAACTGGCTCTTCCCTTGCCTTTGGTAGTGAAATGTCTGGTGGCATTTCCAATGTCCAAGTGGAACATGTCCACCTCTACAACTCATTCACCGGTATCCAGTTTAGAACAACAAAAGGTCGAGGTGGTTACCTTAGAGAGATCATCATATCAGACGCCAACATGCTAAACATTAACACGGCGTTCAGTGCTATCGGTGATTACGGGTCTCATCCGGATGACAAATTCAATCCCGATGCTTTCCCATCCCTTGAGAAAATTACCTTGCATGATATCATCGGTAAAAACATCATAATGGCCGGTAATTTCTCAGGGATCCAACAAGCACCCTTTACATCCATGTGTTTATTCAACATCTCCTTATCAATGAGTTCGGCCTTTTCATCTTGTTGGTCATGTTCCAACGTTTCGGGTTATTCTGAATTGGTTTTTCCCCAACCATGCGCCGACCTTAAGAATTCAAACGCTTCTTCGTGCTTTTCCATCCTAATGAGGCCGAATGGTAGAGGTGGTACAGGTGCGATCTTATAA
- the LOC105800720 gene encoding probable polygalacturonase isoform X2: MAFQNAIFYLKSFADKGGAQLYVPPGRWLTGSFNLTSHLTLFLEKGAVILGSQDPSHWDIVEPLPSYGRGIELPGRRYRSLVNGYMLRDVVITGDNGTIDGQGSVWWEWFTSHSLNYTRPHLVEFVSSKDVHISNITFLNAPAYNIHPVYCSNVHIHNVSVYAPPGSPYTVGIVPDSSDNVCIEDCNISTGHDAIALKSGWDEYGIAYGRPTTNVHIRSVHLQSSTGSSLAFGSEMSGGISNVQVEHVHLYNSFTGIQFRTTKGRGGYLREIIISDANMLNINTAFSAIGDYGSHPDDKFNPDAFPSLEKITLHDIIGKNIIMAGNFSGIQQAPFTSMCLFNISLSMSSAFSSCWSCSNVSGYSELVFPQPCADLKNSNASSCFSILMRPNGRGGTGAIL; encoded by the exons ATGGCCTTTCAAAATGCCATTTTCTATCTCAAGTCTTTCGCCGACAAAGGTGGTGCTCAGCTCTACGTTCCACCAGGACGATGGCTTACAGGAAGTTTCAATCTCACTAGCCATCTCACCCTTTTCCTTGAAAAAGGTGCTGTCATTCTTGGATCTCAG GATCCATCTCACTGGGATATTGTTGAACCATTACCTTCGTATGGTCGAGGAATTGAACTTCCCGGAAGAAGATACCGAAGTTTGGTAAATGGATATATGTTACGTGATGTCGTAATAACTG GTGACAATGGAACCATAGATGGGCAGGGCTCAGTTTGGTGGGAATGGTTCACGTCTCATTCTTTAAATTATACTCGTCCTCACCTTGTGGAATTTGTTTCATCTAAAGATGTACATATTTCGAACATTACTTTCCTGAATGCCCCTGCATATAATATCCATCCGGTTTATTGCAG CAATGTACATATACATAATGTATCAGTCTATGCTCCACCAGGATCACCGTATACCGTCGGCATAGTCCCAG ATTCTTCTGATAATGTTTGCATTGAGGACTGCAACATTAGTACAGGCCATGATGCGATTGCCCTCAAGAGTGGTTGGGACGAATATGGCATTGCCTATGGCAGACCTACCACAAACGTCCATATCCGATCAGTCCACCTTCAGTCGTCAACTGGCTCTTCCCTTGCCTTTGGTAGTGAAATGTCTGGTGGCATTTCCAATGTCCAAGTGGAACATGTCCACCTCTACAACTCATTCACCGGTATCCAGTTTAGAACAACAAAAGGTCGAGGTGGTTACCTTAGAGAGATCATCATATCAGACGCCAACATGCTAAACATTAACACGGCGTTCAGTGCTATCGGTGATTACGGGTCTCATCCGGATGACAAATTCAATCCCGATGCTTTCCCATCCCTTGAGAAAATTACCTTGCATGATATCATCGGTAAAAACATCATAATGGCCGGTAATTTCTCAGGGATCCAACAAGCACCCTTTACATCCATGTGTTTATTCAACATCTCCTTATCAATGAGTTCGGCCTTTTCATCTTGTTGGTCATGTTCCAACGTTTCGGGTTATTCTGAATTGGTTTTTCCCCAACCATGCGCCGACCTTAAGAATTCAAACGCTTCTTCGTGCTTTTCCATCCTAATGAGGCCGAATGGTAGAGGTGGTACAGGTGCGATCTTATAA